One Nocardioides oleivorans DNA segment encodes these proteins:
- a CDS encoding deoxyribonuclease IV yields MSTQPSAQTSIGAHVEQTDPVAEAIARETTLVQFFLGDPQGYKGPEVRFDGGAAALRAAAEEAGVDLYVHAPYIVNVATTNNRIRIPSRKLLQQHMDAAAEIGAKGLIVHGGHVNKDDDPAVGFDNWRKAVEATDIKIPLLIENTAGGDNAMARHLDRIAGVWDAISAAPNADQVGFCLDTCHAWAGGIELGDAVEKVRSITGRIDLVHANDSRDDFDSGADRHANFGQGHLPPDEFAGVVREARAPVICETPGGAAEHLADFAWLREHL; encoded by the coding sequence ATGAGCACCCAGCCGTCCGCCCAGACCTCGATCGGCGCCCACGTCGAGCAGACCGACCCGGTCGCCGAGGCGATCGCCCGCGAGACCACGCTGGTGCAGTTCTTCCTCGGCGACCCGCAGGGCTACAAGGGCCCCGAGGTCCGCTTCGACGGCGGCGCGGCCGCCCTGCGCGCCGCGGCCGAGGAGGCGGGGGTCGACCTCTACGTCCACGCGCCCTACATCGTCAACGTCGCCACGACCAACAACCGGATCCGGATCCCGAGCCGCAAGCTCCTCCAGCAGCACATGGACGCGGCTGCCGAGATCGGCGCCAAGGGCCTGATCGTGCACGGCGGCCACGTCAACAAGGACGACGACCCGGCCGTCGGCTTCGACAACTGGCGCAAGGCGGTCGAGGCGACCGACATCAAGATCCCGCTGCTGATCGAGAACACCGCCGGCGGCGACAACGCGATGGCGCGCCACCTCGACCGCATCGCCGGCGTCTGGGACGCGATCTCCGCCGCGCCCAACGCCGACCAGGTCGGCTTCTGCCTCGACACCTGCCACGCCTGGGCCGGCGGCATCGAGCTCGGCGACGCGGTGGAGAAGGTGCGCTCGATCACCGGGCGCATCGACCTCGTCCACGCCAACGACTCGCGCGACGACTTCGACTCCGGCGCCGACCGCCACGCCAACTTCGGCCAGGGCCACCTGCCGCCCGACGAGTTCGCGGGCGTCGTGCGCGAGGCCCGTGCACCGGTCATCTGCGAGACCCCGGGCGGCGCGGCCGAGCACCTCGCCGACTTCGCGTGGCTGCGCGAGCACCTCTGA